In Corynebacterium frankenforstense DSM 45800, the DNA window GAGCAGGTACCAGCGGCGGTGCTCGGGGTGGAACTTGGCCTTGGAGGCCGCCAGCGAGCGGAAGCCGTAGAGCGGCTCGATGAGCCCGCCGACCTGGTTGAGCGCCTTGTCGAGCATGCCGTCGGCCGCGCTGTCGGTGGCCAGCGGGGCGCCGGAGAGCGAGATCCAGTCCATCTCCTCGGCCGCCGCGCCCAGCAGCGCCTCGGAGAGCAGGAACTCGATGACCGGGCGGAAGCCCTCCGAGTCGCGGCGCATCATGTCCAGGGTCAGCCCGATCACGCGCCCCTCGACGCGCACGGGCAGCCAGGAGGTCACCCCCTGCACGCGGCCGGAGGCGTCGAGGGCGACCAGGATGCGGGTGTCCGGGTCCGCGAGCTCGGCCACGCCGCCGAGGGTGAAGCCCATCTCGGGCAGCGCCTTGGTGGCGGCCCACTGCTCGGAGAGCGCCTCGATCTGCTCGCGCAGCACCACCCCGGCCTCGGCCCAGGTGGTCCACTTCGCGGTCACGCCCTCCTTCTTCGCGTGGTTGCGCGCGGTGCGGATGTTCTGGAAGCGCTTGCCGCGGAACCCGGCGTCCGAGGTCAAAAGGATCGACTCGTCGGCGACGTGCAGGCGCTTGTAGCCGGCGGGTTCCCGGCCCGCGGCGAAGTCCTCGCCCACCGAGTACCAGACGGGCGTCCAGCCCTGGTCGCCGGCGAACTCCTCGAAGCCGGCGGCGACCGTGTCCGCGGCACCGGTCCGCCCGGCGGCGAAGACGGGCTCGCCGACGGTGACGGCCACCCCGTGGGAGACCCGGTAGGCGACGAAGGCGGATCCGTCGGGGGCGAACCAGTAGCGGTTGCCGTCCCAGACGGTCATCTGCTGCAGGTGGTCGCCGGTGCCCTCCCGCAGGATGGCCAGGGCACGGTCACGGTCGCCGGCCCGGGAGATCTCGGGGACGCTGACCAGCGCGGCGTAGGCGGCCAGGCTCACGCACACCCAGAACAGCCCGGTGGAATCGACGACGAAGGCGACCACGGCGGCCACGGCCACCACGGCCAGGAGCTGGACGAGCCTGCGCCCGCGCACGGCCACGGTGAAGGCCCTGCGCGTGACCAGCAGCACGACGATCGCGGTCAGCCAGGGCGCGAGGATCAGCACGATGTTGATCCACCAGCCCGCACCCCAGTCCAGGTCGCCGAGCAGCACGGTCACGCGCAGCAGCACCAGCGCCGCGGTCACCGCGTTGGTCGCCAGGGCCATCCACCAGGCCATCCGGCGCCCGCGCACCACGCCGAGGGCGATCACGGCGCTGACCAGAAGCCAGGCGGCGTGCCAGGCGACCTCGCCCCAGGCGAAGAAGCCGGCCTCGACCAGGGGTCCGCCGGCGTGCGGGTTGAGCCGGGTGACCAGCGGGCCCAGCGCGACGCACAGGAGGACGGTGGCCACCAGCACGCGCGTCTCGTGCACGGACAGCCCGCGCGGGTCGCGCACGCCGCCCTGGCAGCGCAGCACCAGTGCCAGGACCACGGCGGTGAGCCCCACGACGTCGGAAAGCGTGCCGGCGTAGAGCACCGTCGTCAGCGACAGCGCGACCGCGGCCGTGGTCAGGCGGCGGCGCCACAGCAGCGGGAGCCGCGCCGCGCCGAGCACGCCGACGCCGAGGATCCAGCCCAGCGGGGAGAGCAGCGCACCGGAGTCGAGGTCCGCACCCCAGCGGTTGAGGTCGGTCTCCTCGACGGCGCGGGCGGCCATCAGCCCGACCGGCGTGGCCACCAGCTGCATGCCGGCCACGGCCAGGGGGAAGACGCGCCGGCCCAGGGCGAGCTCGGCGGGCACTGCGAGTCCGAGCACCAGCAGGGTGCACATCGCGGTGCCGATCGCGCTCGCCGAGGTCACTCCGCTGGTCACGACGTGCCAGTCGGCGAGCTCATAAGGGGCGCGCACGGCCAGCAGGTCGGGGTCGAGGAGCTGGGCCAGCCACATCACGGCGATGAGCGCGAGGCTCACCGGCGCGCGACCTGCCACGGTCCGCAGCATCGTCGCCACGGTCTTCGTCATCGTCTTCATCCCGCTCATTCCAGTCCCCCTCGCTGTGCCACGAAGTCGAAGTTGCCGCGCAGCGCGGCGCGCCAGACGCCGAAGTCGTGCCCGCCGGGGACCTCGGTGTACCCGACGTCCATGCCGGCCTGCTCCGCCGCCCGGCTCAGGTCCTTCAGCGCGGCGGTCGCCTCGTGGTCCGAGGAGCCTGCGACGAAACGCCCGGCGATGCCGTCGTAGCGTTTCGCCTTGAGCAGGTCGGCGGGGTTCTCGGCGCGGAAGGCGGCCTCGTCGCCGCCGAAGAGCTCCGCGACGGTGCGGGCGTGGTCACCCAACGAGGGCTCGGCCTGCCCGGAGAAGTCCAGGAAGCTGCCGAAGGCGTCCGGGGAGTTGGTGACCACCTGCAGCGCGCAGGTGCCGCCGTAGCTCAGGCCTCCGATCGTCCAGTGCGAGCGGTCCGGGTCCACGCGGAAGCGCCGGGCGATGAGATCCGGCGCGGTGTCGGTGACGTACTCGCGCGAGGCGCCCGTGCAGCCCGGGTTGCCGGTCAGCGAGCCGGTGCCGTCGACGCTGACGACGATCGGGCTCACCCCGTCGTGGGCGGCCTGCCAGGCGTCGGCGGTCTCGCCGGCGGTCCCGGAGTCGAACCACTGCTCGGGCGAGCCGGGGTTGCCGGCCATGAGCATGAGCACCGGCAGGCGGTGCTGGGGGCTGTGCCAGTAGGCCGGTGGCACGTAGGCCAGGGCCTGGCGCGCGGTGAAGTCGGTGCCCGAGGGCAGGTCGACGTGGACGAGCGCGCCGATGTCGCGGCCGTCCTCCTGCGGCGGCTGGGTGGTGGCCTTGAACTCCGCCCAGTCCATCTCCTTCGCCGCCGGCACCGGGTGCAGCGAGCGCAGCGTCGGGTACTGCTGGAAGACCACGTTCGTCGCCCCGAGCGCGCCGAGGACGAGGACCACCACGGCCACGGTGGCCGGGAGGCGGCGCCCGGCGGCCAGCGCGAGCGCGGTCAGGCCGAGGAGCACCAGGCCCCACACGGCGTAGACGATCCACGAGGTCGGCTCCCCGAAGGGCTTCCAGACGACCTCGAGGACCAGCCAGACCAGGACGGTCACCCCGGCGGCGGAGCCGAGGGCGAGTGCGAGGCGGCGGCCGCGGCGCGGGCCGTGACCCTGCCGTCCGCGGCGTGCGCGCGCGGTGGCCAGCGCGACCAGCGCCAGGAGCACCCCGAGTGCCAGGCAGATGCAGACGACGACCTCGGCTGCCCCGCCCAGCAGGGGCCAGTTGAGGATCTTCTCCGTGTTCACCCGCTAAGGTGTACGCGCCCATTCCGGGGGAATCGCGCGGGTAGCCCGCGAGTCGGCCACGGGATTGCCGGGGGTTGGCTGTGACCCGGCTGCGGAACCGGCCGCGGACCGGGCCGGTGGCCTGCTAGGCCATGCCCGCCGCGCGGGCGCGGGTGACCACGTCGGGCAGCACCGCGAGCACGCGGTCGACGTCGGCGTCGGTCGAGGTGTGTCCCAGACTGAAGCGCAGGGTGCCCCGCGCGGTGGCCTCCGGCACGCCCGCGGCCAGCAG includes these proteins:
- a CDS encoding bifunctional lysylphosphatidylglycerol flippase/synthetase MprF; translation: MSGMKTMTKTVATMLRTVAGRAPVSLALIAVMWLAQLLDPDLLAVRAPYELADWHVVTSGVTSASAIGTAMCTLLVLGLAVPAELALGRRVFPLAVAGMQLVATPVGLMAARAVEETDLNRWGADLDSGALLSPLGWILGVGVLGAARLPLLWRRRLTTAAVALSLTTVLYAGTLSDVVGLTAVVLALVLRCQGGVRDPRGLSVHETRVLVATVLLCVALGPLVTRLNPHAGGPLVEAGFFAWGEVAWHAAWLLVSAVIALGVVRGRRMAWWMALATNAVTAALVLLRVTVLLGDLDWGAGWWINIVLILAPWLTAIVVLLVTRRAFTVAVRGRRLVQLLAVVAVAAVVAFVVDSTGLFWVCVSLAAYAALVSVPEISRAGDRDRALAILREGTGDHLQQMTVWDGNRYWFAPDGSAFVAYRVSHGVAVTVGEPVFAAGRTGAADTVAAGFEEFAGDQGWTPVWYSVGEDFAAGREPAGYKRLHVADESILLTSDAGFRGKRFQNIRTARNHAKKEGVTAKWTTWAEAGVVLREQIEALSEQWAATKALPEMGFTLGGVAELADPDTRILVALDASGRVQGVTSWLPVRVEGRVIGLTLDMMRRDSEGFRPVIEFLLSEALLGAAAEEMDWISLSGAPLATDSAADGMLDKALNQVGGLIEPLYGFRSLAASKAKFHPEHRRWYLLYADEVRLPAVGLAVCSCYLPGLRVRDAVGAVRQWAGAGRR
- a CDS encoding alpha/beta hydrolase, with the translated sequence MNTEKILNWPLLGGAAEVVVCICLALGVLLALVALATARARRGRQGHGPRRGRRLALALGSAAGVTVLVWLVLEVVWKPFGEPTSWIVYAVWGLVLLGLTALALAAGRRLPATVAVVVLVLGALGATNVVFQQYPTLRSLHPVPAAKEMDWAEFKATTQPPQEDGRDIGALVHVDLPSGTDFTARQALAYVPPAYWHSPQHRLPVLMLMAGNPGSPEQWFDSGTAGETADAWQAAHDGVSPIVVSVDGTGSLTGNPGCTGASREYVTDTAPDLIARRFRVDPDRSHWTIGGLSYGGTCALQVVTNSPDAFGSFLDFSGQAEPSLGDHARTVAELFGGDEAAFRAENPADLLKAKRYDGIAGRFVAGSSDHEATAALKDLSRAAEQAGMDVGYTEVPGGHDFGVWRAALRGNFDFVAQRGGLE